A stretch of the Chitinophagales bacterium genome encodes the following:
- a CDS encoding pyruvate carboxylase: protein MQKIKKLLVANRGEIAIRALRAASELGIRTVAVYTYEDRYSLHRYKADEGYQIGPDEEPLKPYLDIEEILRIAKENEADAIHPGYGFLSENVRFVKRCKEENIIFIGPAAEVMEQLGDKVASKIVARSCNVPVIEDNHEDLLNSSIALKEAERIGFPVMLKASAGGGGRGMRVLHNADEFEKTFNEARREAMNAFGNDTMFLEKFVDDPKHIEVQLLGDEFGNIVHLYERDCSVQRRFQKVVEVAPATSVKQEVKDKLYEYALLLAHSVNYNNAGTAEFLVDKEDHIYFIEVNPRIQVEHTVTEEITGIDIVRSQILIADGKRLDSPEIDIPSQQGIPCHGVAIQCRITTEDPQNNFKPDYGTIIAYRNAGGHGIRIDEGSSYQGVRVSPFFDSMLAKVTAHGKTLKGAAAKMYRTLTEYRIRGVKTNIPFLEKVITNPVFAEGNATVKFIEKYPELFQVSQQQDRGTKVLRYLAEVMVNGNKDVTKKDPSKVFQTPKIPDFNHFEKLPSGTKQQLNQLGPEKFSRWLKDKKEIQYTDTTFRDAHQSLLATRVRTRDMLAVAESFAHHHPEVFSMEVWGGATFDVALRFLHECPWKRLQLLRKAIPNILFQMLIRGNNAIGYSAYPDNLVERFIEESWNNGVDIFRIFDSLNWTKSMSISVRAVRERTNGLAEACICYTGDITDPNRKKYTLQYYLGLARELEDMGAHILGIKDMSGLLKPYAAQELVSELKKVISIPIHLHTHDTAGIQAATYLKAIEAGVDVVDLSLGALSGLTSQPNFNSVVEMMRGQERELKMDIDSLNRFSNYWETVREFYYPFESGLMSGMAEVYKNEIPGGQYSNLKPQAAALGLADRMDDIKKAYEEVNELFGDIVKVTPSSKVVGDMAMYMISNKLTKEDVISKGADLSFPESVKGFFRGEIGQPPGGFPKKLQKIVLKEEMPFTDLPNAHLQPIDFDSAFSEFQLKFDSSQTFLDFLSYQFYPKVFEEYYEHQQLFGDVTAIPTPAFFYGLKSNEEVLVEIGRGKTLMIRLLYVGDGDENGIRTVYFRLNGQTRTVEIKDRKITVKKEMHQKAKDDQQLGAPLQGMLSRIFVKEGEAVKKNQPLFIIEAMKMETTFTAPRDGVIKRIALVERTLVEADDLVMEF, encoded by the coding sequence ATGCAGAAAATAAAGAAGCTTCTTGTTGCAAACAGGGGGGAAATTGCCATACGGGCCTTACGTGCTGCTTCAGAATTAGGCATTCGCACCGTTGCAGTGTATACCTATGAAGACCGTTATTCTCTGCACCGGTATAAGGCCGATGAGGGTTATCAGATAGGGCCTGATGAAGAGCCATTGAAGCCTTATCTCGACATTGAGGAAATTTTAAGGATAGCAAAAGAGAATGAAGCAGATGCCATCCATCCGGGATACGGCTTTCTTTCTGAAAATGTCCGGTTTGTAAAACGATGTAAAGAGGAAAATATAATTTTTATTGGCCCTGCCGCTGAAGTGATGGAACAGCTTGGCGATAAGGTGGCTTCAAAAATTGTGGCTCGTTCCTGTAATGTGCCGGTCATTGAAGATAACCACGAAGATTTACTGAATTCATCCATTGCATTAAAAGAGGCTGAACGCATCGGTTTTCCGGTGATGTTGAAGGCCAGTGCAGGTGGTGGCGGACGCGGAATGCGGGTATTACACAATGCAGATGAATTTGAGAAAACCTTTAATGAAGCGCGGCGCGAGGCAATGAATGCCTTTGGTAACGACACCATGTTTCTCGAAAAGTTTGTCGATGATCCGAAGCATATTGAAGTGCAACTGCTGGGTGATGAATTCGGAAACATAGTTCACCTGTATGAGCGGGATTGCAGCGTTCAGAGAAGGTTTCAGAAAGTAGTGGAAGTAGCTCCTGCTACGTCTGTTAAACAAGAGGTTAAAGACAAACTCTATGAATACGCACTGCTTCTGGCGCATTCCGTCAACTATAATAATGCCGGCACAGCAGAGTTTCTGGTGGACAAGGAAGACCATATTTATTTCATTGAGGTAAATCCAAGAATTCAGGTAGAGCACACTGTTACGGAAGAGATTACAGGAATTGACATTGTGAGGAGCCAGATACTGATTGCAGATGGAAAAAGACTGGATTCGCCGGAAATTGATATACCATCGCAGCAGGGAATTCCCTGCCACGGTGTTGCGATTCAATGCCGCATCACTACGGAAGATCCACAAAATAATTTCAAGCCTGATTACGGGACCATCATTGCCTACAGAAATGCCGGTGGGCATGGTATACGAATAGATGAAGGAAGCTCTTACCAGGGTGTCAGAGTTTCTCCCTTCTTCGATTCCATGCTTGCTAAGGTTACTGCACACGGAAAAACACTGAAGGGTGCTGCTGCAAAAATGTACCGTACACTTACCGAATACCGGATTCGTGGAGTGAAGACAAATATTCCCTTCCTTGAAAAGGTAATCACCAACCCTGTTTTTGCAGAAGGAAATGCAACGGTAAAGTTTATTGAGAAATATCCTGAACTATTCCAGGTGAGCCAGCAGCAGGACCGGGGAACTAAGGTGCTGCGCTATCTCGCTGAGGTAATGGTTAATGGAAATAAAGATGTTACAAAAAAGGACCCCTCCAAAGTATTTCAAACACCTAAAATTCCCGACTTCAACCATTTTGAAAAACTTCCTTCAGGTACTAAGCAACAGCTTAATCAATTAGGTCCCGAGAAATTTTCCCGATGGTTAAAAGACAAAAAAGAGATCCAATATACCGATACCACTTTCCGGGATGCGCACCAATCCCTGCTTGCCACACGCGTGCGAACGCGCGATATGCTTGCGGTAGCCGAAAGCTTCGCCCATCATCATCCGGAGGTTTTTTCAATGGAGGTATGGGGTGGGGCCACATTTGATGTTGCCTTGCGGTTCTTACATGAATGCCCCTGGAAGCGGCTGCAGCTTTTGCGGAAAGCCATACCTAATATTCTCTTTCAAATGCTCATCCGCGGCAATAATGCGATCGGCTATTCTGCATACCCGGATAACCTTGTCGAAAGATTTATTGAAGAATCCTGGAATAACGGCGTGGATATATTCCGGATATTCGATTCACTGAACTGGACAAAGAGCATGAGCATTAGTGTTCGTGCGGTACGTGAAAGGACTAATGGCCTGGCAGAAGCGTGTATCTGCTATACTGGAGATATTACCGACCCAAACAGGAAAAAATATACACTGCAATATTATCTCGGCCTCGCCAGAGAGCTGGAAGATATGGGAGCGCATATCCTGGGAATAAAGGATATGAGCGGCTTACTAAAGCCTTATGCTGCACAGGAACTCGTATCGGAACTTAAAAAAGTAATCAGCATCCCTATTCATCTCCATACGCATGATACGGCAGGCATACAGGCTGCAACGTATTTAAAGGCTATCGAGGCAGGGGTGGACGTAGTTGATCTTTCTTTAGGAGCATTGTCCGGACTTACATCGCAGCCAAACTTCAACTCTGTGGTGGAAATGATGCGCGGCCAGGAACGGGAACTGAAGATGGATATCGATTCGCTGAATCGCTTCTCTAATTATTGGGAGACTGTTCGTGAATTTTATTATCCCTTCGAAAGCGGCCTGATGTCCGGCATGGCGGAAGTATATAAGAATGAAATTCCCGGAGGACAATATTCTAACCTCAAGCCGCAGGCAGCTGCACTCGGGCTGGCCGACCGCATGGACGATATTAAAAAAGCTTATGAAGAGGTGAATGAGTTGTTTGGTGATATCGTGAAAGTAACCCCTTCATCCAAGGTGGTCGGTGATATGGCGATGTATATGATCTCTAACAAGCTCACGAAAGAAGATGTGATTTCGAAAGGAGCGGATCTCTCTTTTCCTGAATCGGTAAAGGGATTTTTCAGGGGGGAAATCGGGCAACCGCCAGGCGGCTTTCCAAAAAAGCTGCAAAAGATTGTATTGAAGGAAGAGATGCCATTCACAGACCTGCCCAATGCCCATCTTCAACCCATAGATTTCGATAGTGCGTTTTCAGAGTTTCAATTAAAATTTGATTCATCTCAGACCTTTCTTGACTTTCTTTCTTACCAGTTTTATCCCAAAGTTTTCGAAGAATATTATGAGCATCAGCAACTGTTTGGCGATGTAACTGCAATCCCTACACCCGCATTTTTTTATGGGCTGAAAAGTAATGAAGAAGTTCTGGTAGAGATTGGCAGGGGGAAAACATTGATGATACGCCTGCTGTATGTAGGCGATGGGGATGAAAATGGGATTCGTACGGTTTATTTCCGCCTCAACGGGCAAACGAGAACGGTAGAAATAAAAGACCGAAAGATCACGGTTAAAAAAGAGATGCATCAAAAGGCTAAGGACGACCAACAGCTTGGAGCTCCTTTGCAGGGAATGCTTTCCCGGATTTTTGTAAAGGAAGGTGAAGCAGTAAAAAAGAACCAGCCGCTGTTTATTATTGAGGCGATGAAGATGGAAACAACTTTTACTGCACCCAGGGATGGTGTTATAAAAAGAATTGCATTAGTAGAACGCACGTTGGTGGAGGCAGATGATCTGGTGATGGAGTTTTAA
- the cls gene encoding cardiolipin synthase has protein sequence MLHGYTGTVIIGAYLFIIVLICIRVLLDTVHSEKTVAYLFLVIFFPVIGIIIYFTFGVNFHKRKLYKDKSKENDKLLKSLKKWIDTETYNNTETYKEEIDGKEDLVALLLNDNFSPLTNNNKVTLLNNGENKFPDVFEALEKAEQYIHIEYYIYEDDVIGNKLKDLLIKKANEGIAVRVIFDDFGSHGIKKHLVKELRKGGVEVHPFYEIKFFFFADRYNYRNHRKIIIVDGKVGFTGGINVSDKYVNSNKNKLYWRDTHIKIEGEGVYMLQYHFLCNWNFCCQPLKITKDFFPDISNSAHKKQLVQIAASGPDSDRESVMLSFFTAIVGAKKQVYITSPYFIPGETIMNAIIKAALSGVDVRLLIPGKSDSNIVNYASRANYGELLSAGVRVFMYKKGFVHAKTIAVDENLSVVGSANMDLRSFDLNFELVAVVYNRKLNQDLRKSFLADLEDSKEIFAKEWNNRSKLVLVGEALAKLISPVL, from the coding sequence ATGCTCCACGGCTACACAGGCACTGTTATAATTGGGGCATATTTATTCATTATAGTGCTCATATGCATACGCGTGCTTCTTGATACGGTGCATTCAGAAAAAACAGTGGCTTATCTCTTCCTGGTTATTTTCTTCCCGGTTATAGGGATCATCATCTATTTCACCTTTGGTGTAAACTTCCACAAGAGAAAATTATATAAAGACAAATCTAAAGAAAACGACAAACTGCTGAAGTCATTGAAAAAATGGATCGATACAGAAACGTATAATAATACAGAAACTTATAAAGAGGAGATCGATGGTAAGGAGGATCTTGTTGCCTTGCTCCTTAACGACAATTTTTCGCCACTCACCAATAACAATAAAGTAACTCTTTTAAATAACGGCGAAAATAAATTCCCGGACGTATTTGAAGCGCTTGAAAAGGCTGAGCAATATATACACATAGAGTATTACATCTATGAGGATGATGTAATCGGGAATAAGCTGAAAGACCTGCTGATCAAAAAGGCTAACGAAGGAATTGCTGTACGTGTGATCTTCGACGATTTCGGAAGCCACGGAATAAAAAAGCATCTTGTAAAAGAGTTACGAAAAGGCGGTGTTGAAGTGCATCCGTTCTATGAAATCAAATTTTTCTTTTTTGCCGATAGATATAATTACCGTAATCACCGGAAGATTATTATAGTTGATGGCAAGGTTGGATTTACAGGTGGTATAAATGTTTCAGATAAATATGTAAACAGTAATAAGAACAAGTTGTACTGGCGTGATACGCATATAAAAATAGAGGGAGAAGGTGTTTACATGCTGCAGTACCATTTCCTCTGTAACTGGAATTTTTGTTGTCAACCCTTAAAGATTACGAAAGACTTTTTTCCTGACATTTCAAATTCTGCGCATAAAAAACAATTAGTGCAAATAGCTGCAAGCGGTCCGGATTCAGACCGTGAAAGCGTGATGCTATCCTTCTTTACAGCTATTGTAGGAGCCAAAAAACAGGTGTATATAACTTCTCCTTATTTTATTCCTGGCGAAACCATCATGAATGCTATTATAAAGGCTGCTTTGAGTGGCGTGGATGTTCGCCTTCTTATTCCCGGAAAGTCCGATTCAAATATTGTAAACTATGCGTCACGGGCAAACTATGGAGAGCTGCTGAGTGCCGGTGTAAGAGTCTTCATGTATAAAAAAGGATTTGTTCATGCTAAAACCATTGCAGTAGATGAAAACCTTTCTGTTGTAGGATCAGCTAATATGGATCTGCGCAGCTTCGACCTGAATTTTGAGCTGGTGGCCGTAGTGTACAACCGCAAATTAAATCAGGATTTGCGTAAATCTTTTTTAGCTGACCTTGAAGACAGCAAAGAGATATTTGCTAAGGAATGGAACAACCGGAGCAAACTGGTTTTGGTGGGTGAAGCGCTGGCGAAGCTTATTAGTCCGGTACTGTGA
- a CDS encoding DUF4918 family protein: MPVNTFADRAISFFNSLELELDDSLKIGVLNPYQSTIVKNVVDNFFTKYFNDRNQRIFIFGINPGRHGGGITGISFTDPLALLKHCGIENVFNKRFELSSEFIYRVIERYGGPGLFYRHFFLTAICPLGFTKDNKNYNYYDDKKLLEAVEPFIRETFNSQINIGAKKDVLICLGTGKNKRFIETLNNETQYFKKVIALEHPRFIMQYKRKKLEAYIQQYVNTISDLVI, from the coding sequence ATGCCGGTGAACACTTTTGCTGATAGAGCAATTAGTTTTTTTAACAGCCTCGAACTGGAATTAGATGATTCATTAAAAATTGGAGTATTGAATCCCTATCAAAGCACTATAGTGAAGAATGTGGTTGACAATTTTTTTACAAAGTATTTTAATGACCGTAATCAGCGAATTTTCATATTCGGTATTAATCCCGGCAGACATGGCGGTGGAATAACAGGTATCTCTTTTACCGATCCTCTGGCACTGCTTAAGCATTGCGGAATTGAAAATGTTTTCAATAAAAGGTTTGAGCTATCAAGTGAATTTATTTACAGGGTTATTGAAAGATACGGTGGCCCCGGTCTATTCTATCGTCACTTTTTTCTCACTGCAATTTGCCCCTTAGGTTTCACAAAAGATAATAAAAACTACAATTACTACGATGACAAAAAATTATTGGAAGCCGTAGAACCTTTCATAAGAGAAACCTTTAACAGCCAAATTAATATAGGCGCAAAGAAAGATGTCCTAATTTGTCTTGGTACCGGAAAAAATAAAAGGTTTATTGAGACATTGAATAATGAAACTCAATATTTTAAAAAAGTAATAGCACTTGAGCATCCAAGATTTATCATGCAATACAAAAGAAAAAAATTGGAAGCGTACATACAGCAATATGTAAATACAATTTCGGATTTAGTAATATAA
- a CDS encoding urea carboxylase-associated family protein, translating into MNVIPPRTGTAFILNKGDHLTITDIYGEQVSDFICFGLHDKKEYLSSGRTIDYAETIFLTKGNHFYSNRSNIMFDLVEDTVGRHDFLLTPCSADTFRIIYGHKNPHRGCFGNLAEALKEYDIKPDDIPVCFNIFMNVTVNEDTGKVGVLPPKSKSGDHIVIKAHMDLIVGITACSAEMSNNYSFKPIGYKIDQGS; encoded by the coding sequence ATGAATGTTATTCCTCCGCGAACAGGCACTGCCTTTATCTTAAATAAAGGTGACCACTTAACCATAACCGATATATACGGAGAACAGGTATCAGATTTTATCTGCTTCGGCCTGCATGATAAAAAAGAATACCTCTCTTCCGGGCGGACGATTGATTATGCAGAAACAATATTCCTGACAAAAGGAAATCACTTTTATTCGAACAGGAGCAATATAATGTTTGACCTGGTGGAAGATACCGTAGGCAGGCATGACTTTCTTCTTACACCCTGCAGTGCAGATACTTTCCGTATCATCTATGGCCATAAGAATCCTCATAGGGGCTGTTTTGGAAATTTAGCAGAAGCATTAAAGGAGTATGATATTAAGCCGGATGATATTCCCGTCTGCTTCAATATTTTTATGAATGTAACCGTAAATGAAGATACTGGCAAAGTCGGCGTACTTCCGCCAAAAAGCAAATCAGGGGATCACATTGTTATTAAAGCACACATGGATCTTATTGTCGGTATAACTGCATGTTCGGCAGAAATGTCCAACAATTATTCTTTTAAGCCTATCGGATATAAGATCGACCAGGGAAGTTAG
- a CDS encoding SDR family oxidoreductase, with translation MNEKNKISRRKLIGGLSAGLAAMAVTPVFSATEKLNINAAEFQKLEDPTTKYVKPPFKSQSQPWPGLESKMDPRPDHGETTYKGSGRLAGRKALITGGDSGMGRAAAIAYAREGADVAINYLSEEEPDAREVIDLIKAAGRKAVALPGDIRDEAFCKRLVSDAVNGLGGLDILVCNAARQQTHASILDITTEQFDWTMKTNIYAPFWIIKAALPNLHPGSVIIGTSSEQANEPSTDLYDYAQTKAATTNYVRSLAKQLAPKGIRVDGVAPGPIWTPLQVSGGATQEKLRNFGGDTPMGRPGQPAELASIYVQLAANDASYATGQIYGSSGGKGQP, from the coding sequence ATGAACGAAAAAAATAAAATATCACGTCGTAAACTTATTGGAGGATTAAGTGCTGGCTTAGCTGCAATGGCTGTTACACCTGTATTTTCTGCCACTGAAAAGTTAAACATAAATGCTGCTGAATTCCAGAAACTGGAAGACCCTACTACCAAGTATGTAAAACCACCGTTTAAAAGTCAGTCACAGCCCTGGCCTGGACTGGAAAGTAAAATGGATCCGCGTCCTGATCATGGAGAAACCACCTACAAAGGTTCAGGTCGCTTGGCGGGCCGCAAGGCATTGATCACCGGTGGTGATTCAGGCATGGGACGTGCCGCCGCCATTGCTTATGCACGTGAAGGGGCGGATGTAGCCATAAATTATCTTTCGGAAGAAGAGCCGGATGCACGTGAAGTAATTGATCTTATAAAAGCAGCAGGCCGTAAAGCAGTTGCTCTTCCGGGAGATATCCGTGATGAAGCATTTTGCAAAAGACTGGTAAGCGATGCTGTCAACGGTCTTGGAGGACTTGATATCCTGGTCTGCAATGCAGCCCGCCAGCAAACTCATGCATCTATTCTAGATATAACTACCGAGCAATTTGACTGGACCATGAAAACCAATATCTACGCTCCTTTTTGGATTATTAAAGCTGCACTTCCTAATCTACACCCCGGATCGGTAATTATCGGTACGTCCTCCGAACAGGCTAATGAACCCTCCACCGATCTGTATGATTATGCGCAGACAAAAGCGGCTACCACAAACTACGTAAGATCACTTGCCAAGCAGCTCGCACCCAAAGGCATACGCGTTGATGGAGTTGCGCCGGGACCTATCTGGACCCCTTTACAAGTAAGTGGTGGTGCTACCCAGGAAAAATTGCGAAACTTCGGAGGTGACACCCCTATGGGAAGGCCAGGACAGCCTGCTGAGCTTGCATCCATTTATGTACAGCTCGCTGCAAATGATGCCAGCTATGCTACCGGTCAGATATATGGTTCCTCTGGCGGAAAAGGGCAGCCTTAG
- a CDS encoding M20/M25/M40 family metallo-hydrolase gives MNRKSTLLIIFILLPVFLSAQATKQELKIIKAIDNRTAAATALLKTAVNINSGTMNFSGVRKVGELFMAELRTLGFETRWSPGDQFHRAGHLIAVHKGKGKKLLLIGHLDTVFDRDSKFQTWNMLNDSIMQGPGVFDMKGGDVIIILAMQALHDAGLLDDLSIEIIMTGDEEESGDPITLSKKDIMEAAEHADIALGFEDGDGIANHALISRRGSSDWTLTVKGTAAHSSQVFTDAVGNGAIFEAARILNLFYQSLSKEENLTFNPGLIAGGGQVLFNDTTNSATASGKNNIVASDVIVTGDLRAFSLDQLKRTRQIMSDIVRQNDAHTSATIDFGDDGYPPMTLTEGNKKLLDEYSRVSMDLGFGEVTAVPPRKAGAADISFACDEVEMSLDGLGIAGAGGHTVQETANLHYLSIDAKRAAVLIARLGK, from the coding sequence ATGAACAGAAAATCTACGCTCCTTATAATTTTCATATTGTTACCGGTGTTTCTTTCGGCACAGGCGACCAAACAGGAATTAAAAATTATAAAGGCAATTGACAACCGAACAGCTGCAGCAACTGCACTTTTAAAAACCGCCGTGAACATCAACAGCGGAACAATGAATTTTAGCGGGGTGCGAAAAGTCGGTGAACTGTTTATGGCAGAGTTAAGAACTCTTGGATTTGAAACACGATGGTCTCCCGGAGATCAGTTCCACAGGGCCGGCCACTTAATAGCGGTACATAAAGGGAAAGGGAAAAAATTGCTGCTCATTGGTCATCTCGACACCGTGTTTGACCGTGATAGTAAATTTCAGACATGGAACATGCTTAACGATTCCATCATGCAGGGCCCGGGAGTTTTTGATATGAAAGGCGGAGATGTGATTATCATCCTTGCAATGCAGGCTCTGCACGATGCAGGATTGCTCGATGATCTTTCCATAGAAATTATCATGACCGGAGATGAAGAAGAAAGCGGTGATCCCATCACACTTTCAAAAAAAGATATTATGGAAGCGGCAGAGCACGCTGATATTGCTTTGGGTTTTGAAGACGGTGACGGAATAGCCAATCATGCACTCATCTCGCGCAGAGGTTCCTCCGACTGGACGCTGACTGTAAAAGGTACCGCTGCACACTCCTCACAGGTATTTACTGATGCAGTAGGCAACGGCGCTATTTTTGAGGCAGCACGGATCCTCAATTTATTTTATCAATCATTGAGCAAGGAAGAAAATCTAACCTTTAACCCCGGACTTATTGCAGGCGGTGGCCAGGTATTATTTAATGATACCACTAACTCAGCAACTGCATCCGGGAAAAATAATATCGTAGCAAGTGACGTGATCGTGACGGGAGATTTACGTGCTTTTTCTCTCGATCAGTTGAAGAGAACAAGACAAATAATGTCGGATATCGTACGGCAGAATGATGCGCATACTTCCGCCACAATTGATTTCGGCGATGATGGTTATCCACCGATGACGCTAACGGAAGGGAATAAAAAGCTGCTCGATGAATACAGCAGAGTAAGCATGGACCTTGGTTTTGGGGAAGTGACAGCCGTTCCTCCGCGCAAAGCAGGTGCTGCTGATATTTCTTTTGCATGCGACGAAGTGGAAATGTCACTCGACGGTTTGGGTATTGCCGGAGCTGGTGGACATACGGTACAGGAAACAGCTAACCTCCACTATCTATCTATTGATGCCAAGCGTGCAGCAGTGCTGATTGCAAGGCTCGGGAAGTAA
- a CDS encoding DUF1772 domain-containing protein codes for MLSIQNGLLFLSALLSSLIMGLLYGYACSVNPGLNKLTDSEYLRAMQSINKEILNPFFFISFMGTFILLPITAWYSRSHGSPACFYLLMAAALTYFIGVTGVTAFGNIPLNNALAHLDITSSSVPDLSTQRSQFEASWNRYHIIRTLFSVLTTALTIAAIIKNGDAAANQ; via the coding sequence ATGCTCAGCATTCAGAATGGTCTTTTGTTTTTATCAGCTTTGTTATCCTCCTTAATAATGGGTTTATTATACGGCTATGCATGTTCGGTAAATCCGGGTTTAAATAAATTAACCGATTCTGAATACCTGAGGGCTATGCAATCAATCAACAAAGAGATTCTAAATCCTTTTTTCTTCATCAGTTTCATGGGCACATTTATCCTGTTGCCTATAACTGCATGGTATAGTAGATCACACGGTTCACCTGCCTGCTTTTATTTATTAATGGCAGCGGCATTAACGTATTTTATTGGTGTAACTGGTGTAACAGCATTCGGGAATATTCCATTAAACAATGCACTGGCCCACCTCGATATTACATCTTCAAGTGTACCGGATCTGTCCACACAAAGAAGCCAGTTTGAAGCCAGCTGGAACCGGTATCATATTATCAGGACGCTGTTCTCCGTTTTAACCACTGCTTTAACCATTGCAGCAATTATAAAAAATGGTGATGCGGCCGCAAACCAATAG
- the xth gene encoding exodeoxyribonuclease III, whose amino-acid sequence MKIATYNVNGINGRLPVLLRWLAEAAPNVVCLQELKAPQEKFPLKAIEEAGYHAIWHGQKSWNGVAILARDEEPQEVRRALPGDPEDTHSRYIEAIVKGIQVGGLYLPNGNPLPGPKFEYKLKWFERLTIHAEELLASGTPVILTGDFNVMPTELDVYKPERWVDDALFRPEVREAFKNLVDQGWTDALRKMYPGEAIYTFWDYFRNAYGRNAGLRIDHFLLSPKLKKRLRAAGVDKHVRGWEKSSDHAPVWIELAD is encoded by the coding sequence ATGAAGATAGCCACTTACAATGTGAATGGGATTAACGGCCGATTACCGGTGCTGCTGAGGTGGCTCGCGGAAGCTGCTCCCAATGTGGTTTGCCTGCAGGAATTAAAGGCACCGCAGGAAAAATTTCCTTTGAAAGCCATAGAGGAAGCGGGTTACCATGCCATCTGGCATGGACAAAAAAGCTGGAACGGGGTAGCGATACTGGCTCGTGATGAAGAGCCGCAGGAGGTCCGCCGTGCACTTCCCGGTGATCCGGAAGATACGCACAGCAGATATATCGAGGCCATTGTAAAAGGGATACAGGTTGGTGGTTTATACCTGCCCAACGGAAACCCGCTGCCGGGTCCTAAATTCGAGTATAAATTAAAATGGTTCGAACGGTTAACCATCCATGCAGAAGAACTTCTTGCATCCGGCACGCCTGTGATCTTAACCGGGGATTTTAATGTGATGCCCACGGAGCTGGATGTATACAAGCCCGAGCGCTGGGTAGATGATGCCCTGTTCAGACCGGAGGTGCGCGAAGCTTTTAAAAATCTTGTGGATCAGGGATGGACAGATGCTTTGCGAAAAATGTATCCGGGTGAAGCCATATATACATTCTGGGATTATTTTAGAAATGCTTATGGCCGCAATGCAGGTTTACGCATCGATCATTTCCTGCTGAGTCCTAAGCTTAAAAAACGACTGCGTGCAGCCGGTGTTGACAAGCATGTGCGCGGATGGGAAAAATCAAGTGACCATGCTCCTGTCTGGATCGAATTGGCGGATTAG
- a CDS encoding DUF1569 domain-containing protein, giving the protein MKNIFNPADAEEFILRINKLTPATQPLWGKMSVDQMLAHCNVTYEMIYEDKHAKPNAFMRVILKMLVKKKVVSEAPYKHSNPTAPAFKITGSKNFEEEKSRLINYIRRTQQSGADFEGKESHSFGRLTTTEWNNLMSKHLDHHLTQFGVQ; this is encoded by the coding sequence ATGAAAAACATATTCAACCCTGCCGATGCCGAAGAATTTATACTACGGATCAATAAACTGACGCCTGCAACGCAACCCTTATGGGGGAAAATGTCGGTAGACCAGATGCTGGCACATTGCAACGTGACCTATGAGATGATCTATGAAGACAAGCACGCAAAGCCTAATGCTTTTATGAGGGTAATTTTGAAAATGCTGGTAAAGAAAAAGGTGGTTAGTGAAGCGCCTTATAAACACAGCAATCCTACCGCGCCTGCATTTAAAATAACCGGTAGTAAAAACTTTGAGGAGGAGAAAAGCCGCTTGATAAATTACATAAGAAGAACGCAGCAATCGGGGGCGGATTTCGAGGGAAAGGAGTCTCATTCATTCGGCAGACTGACCACCACAGAGTGGAATAACCTGATGAGCAAACACCTGGATCATCACCTTACCCAATTTGGAGTGCAGTAA